A region of the Thermodesulfobacteriota bacterium genome:
CCACCGATGCCAAGATTAACATGAAAGGTTCTCTCTTCCTTTAAGATCCTTTGCCGAATCGGCCTACCTCTGGAGGTCCTGTACCATCCATCTTAATTCTTCCGCCTTGACCTTTGACTTCTTGGCTACCTCCACCGCCTTCGAGTAATACTCGATCGCCTTTTCCCTATCCCTCAACCGGGTGGCATAGAGGTTTCCTATCTCTTCATAAGGATTGATGATATGGGGGGCCAAAGCCGAGGCACGGTGTAATTCCGACAAGGCAAGGTCGTACTTTCCCCATTCTTTATACACATAGGCCAGCCGATAATGAAGCTGAGCATCGTCAGGGCGTTTCTGGATCAGATATTGAAAAATCTCCTCGGCTTTCAAGTATTCCTTCTGTCGCAAGAAGAGAATGCCGAGGTTGATTTTGATATTGTCGTTTTCGGGATCCAGGTGCATGGCGATCATCAATTCCTGAAAAGCCTTTTCGAACTCTCCGATTTTTCCATATACGATTCCGAGATTGTTTCTCGATTGATAATCGTAGGGAAGAATCTGGATCGCTTTTTCGAGGTATTTGATGGCTTCTTCATCCATCCC
Encoded here:
- a CDS encoding tetratricopeptide repeat protein, translated to SSVLFGLLLAGYSFLTIQQNKVWENSYTLWSDAVAKHPESNTANALMGVVYMDLGMDEEAIKYLEKAIQILPYDYQSRNNLGIVYGKIGEFEKAFQELMIAMHLDPENDNIKINLGILFLRQKEYLKAEEIFQYLIQKRPDDAQLHYRLAYVYKEWGKYDLALSELHRASALAPHIINPYEEIGNLYATRLRDREKAIEYYSKAVEVAKKSKVKAEELRWMVQDLQR